CCGGCGGCTGATCAACCTGATCCGCGACCGGCTCACTGACCGGTTTTTCCGAATCACGTTTATCCTGCTGTCTGACTTTCGCTTTTTTTCTGATCTCAACAAGATCCATCTGTCACTGCTTTCACTTATGTAGAATCTAGTTCATATCAAGTTCAGCCATCACGGCCTGCATGACAGAGCCATCAATGGTCGAGACATCCCTGCCAAATCCCTCGAGCAGGGCCAGGGTCGCAGCATGATTAATTTTGCGGGGAATCCCGTCGGAATACTCATAAATCCGGTCAATCGCATCCGGTAGAAAAATCCCGGATGGACCACCCGCAATCTCGATCCGGCAATCGATATAGTCTCCGATCTCTTCCCGATCAAGAGGCTTGAGATCATACTGCATGCCGAAGCGCTGCCTTAAAGGTTCATAAACACGATGTGCCAGGCGTTTGCGCAACTCGGGTTGTCCCATCAGAACAACGCTGATCAGGTTTTGATCGTCGAGTTGATAATTGGTTAACAACCTGATTTCATCAAAAGTCTCCTTATGCGGAACCAGTTGGGCTTCATCTACAATTAAAACCGGACAGACTCCCGTTTCATAAAGACCATATAGCTGACCACCAATTTGTTCAAGGAGATCAACCTTGAACCGGGCCGGTTCTTCAATCCCGATTCGCACCGCCAATGAGCGCAGGAATTCCATCGGAGACAACCGGGGGTTAATCAGAAGAATCACCTTATATGATTCATCGAGCTCATCAATCAGGGCACGGGACAGTGTTGTTTTACCACAGCCAATCTCGCCGGTCAGAAGAATAAGATCCCGCTCTTCAACCGCATAGACCAGGCGGGAAAGAGCCTCCTTGTGCTTCTTGCTGAGATACATGAAGCGAGGATCCGGTGTTTTACTGAACGGCTTGTCAGTCAGTCCGTAAAATGCCTCATACATTGACGTTACTGTCTCCACGCAGCGCTTCAGTCATCAGACCGCCAACATCAAGAACCAGAATAGTTTTCTGGTTTCCGAGATCGGCAGCACCGGCAATCCCCTTGACAAAGGATAACGTGTTGCCAAGAGACTTGATCACTACATCCTGTTGACCCAGCAGATCATCGACAACAATACCGAGCCGTTTTTCGGCCAGGCCGACAACGGCGACGAAACAACGACCATCCTGACTCTCTTTTTTCGGTAAATCGAAAATCTCAGCCAAACGGAGCAACGGCAAGGTATTCTGGCGCAGTTCAATAACTTCCTTGCGTTCAATCGTCTTGATCGAGGATTCTTCTATCATCAGGGTTTCGAGAACCGAGTTAATCGGAACTGCGTAGGTTCTGTCGGAAACGTCGACAATCAGAGCCTTTATAATCGCCAGCGTGATCGGTAGAGTAATTGCCAACGAAGTACCTCTGCCAACTTCACTGTCAATTTCAATCATGCCGGAGAGTGCGGCAATATTGTTTTTGACGACATCCATACCGACACCGCGCCCCGACAGCTCACTGACCTCTTCCCGGGTTGAAAATCCGGGCATAAAAATTAGATCGTAGACATCTTCCCGGGTCAATTCGGTATTACTGCTGATCAACCCCTTGCTGACTGCTTTTTTCCGGATGATTTCCTCGTCTATGCCGCGGCCATCATCCTTTATTTCAATAACGACATGATTACCCTTCTGCGAAGCCCAGAGGCAGATTGTCGCCTGCTCCGGTTTGCCGGCTGCCTTGCGCTCGGCCGGTGACTCAATACCATGATCAATCGCGTTGCGGATGATGTGTTGCAAAGGATCAGAAAGGTCTTCAACAATCAGCTTATCAAGCTCCGTATCTGCGCCCTGAATATCAAGTGCGACTTTTTTATCCTGGGATTTGGCGACCTGGCGGACGATCCGCAACATCTTATCGAATATCTGGGCAACCGGAACCATACGGACATCCATGACCCCTTTTTGCAGATCCTCGAGTTTACGTTCAAGTTCCCGGGTCGCCTTCTGTATTTTATTGACAATTTCATCCCGACCGCTCGATTTCAGTCGATCAACAATATCGATGAATGCCCCCTTTGAAAGGACAAGTTCACCGACGATATTCATCAGCTCGTCGAGTTTGTCGATATCAACCCGAACCGTGCGACTGATCGATCGGAGACTACTTCCGGCATCCTGTTGACCCGGTGCAGCAATATCGACCTCGGGCTCGACATAACCTGCAGTATCATCCACAGAAGTATCGGCCACAGATTGTGAGGTGCCACCGATGATCGATTCTACAACAATTTCGTCGTCGGCGATCAACTCGACAACATCTGCGACACTGCGGTCCGTTCCGAGAAGGAGCTGGAAAGCAATTTTTTCGGCCAGGTCACCGGCATAAGGCAGCGTACTGATAACCTCACCAAGCTGTTTTAGCAGATCAGAGACCGATGCCAGTCCCTGATCAAAATTGGAAAGATCAAAACTGACCTTGACCCGGTAAAGATTGTTCCCTTTTTTCAGGTTTTCGAGTAAACGATGTTCTTCATACTCGGTCAGAACATTAAGAATTTCCGGATCGATATCGTAGTCAGCCAGACCTGAACCGCCAGCGGCGTTGCCTGACATAACCAACTGTATACGGGCGATAACAGATGATATATCGCAACTGAAAGATTCATCTTCACTTTTGCCGTGAACAAGCTGGGTCAGAAAAGAGAGGGACTCGAAAAGGGTTTCAATCAGGTTGTCACTGAGCGGGATTTTGCCAAGTCGGAAATTATCGAGCAGATTCTCCATATGGTGCGCCAGGTCGGCGACATCGCTGAAACCGAACATCCCGGCCAGCCCTTTGAGCGAGTGCGCGCCACGGAAGATACTGTTGATCAGCTCAGGATCGGACTCACCCTGCTCTACCGAATCCCCGAGGGTTACGAGATCAAGATTGAGCTTCTCGATTATCTCTTCAGCCTCGCCAAGAAATTCTTTTAGCGCTTGTGAGGACGTGTCGCTGGACAAAGAGGCCTCCTAAACAAGGTATTGCCGGATGAGCGCCTGCAATTCCTCGGGATTAAAAGGCTTGACCAAGTAGGCATCAGCCCCGAGAGAAATTCCCTTTTCGCGGTCTTTTTCACTCCCCTCCGTACTGATAATAAACAGAGGTGTTTCCTTATAATTCGGATTGTTTTTGATAAAACTGATCAGTTCGAGACCATTAATATCCGGCATATTGATGTCGGTAATAACCAGATCAACCTTTTCCCGCGGCAGGATCCTGAGCGCCTCGAAACCATTGGCCGCTTCGATCAGTTCATAACCACCCATAACAGAGATTGTCGAAGCGATCAGCGACCGCATCGTCTGGGAATCTTCAGCAATCAGAATTTTTTTGGACACCGATCCAGTCTCCATTGCAAATCATATTTCATTAAACTGCCTGGCCATCCTTCATCCGCCGCTCAAGCAGGGCACGCTCCATTGCCATACCTGCCTGCGACAAAAAAATCTCAAGTGATTCGGTATCACCAACCGGTTTATGCTCCGGCAGGTTGTCGCCGTAAATAACCGCGACAACGCTCCCCTCACTCAAAATCGGACCGACAAAGATATCATTCGGCCGTTCTCCGCCGAGTTGACTGACCAGGTAATTGTCCCACTCGCCTTCGCCAAAAGCTGTATGTTTTGGCGTACGCTCCTGCAATGCCCTCTGGAAGATCGAATCAACGTTTGTTGGCACCTTGATTCGACGAACCATATCATCGGGGTTACCCTTTTCGAGATCGAGACCGAACTGACCGAGACCGACAATTTCGTCAGCTTTGACAAAGAAGATAACAGCACGATTCATCAACTCGCTGGCAAAACGGAGTACCAGAAGGATAATCCCACCGCCGAGCGCCGGGTTATTCAGTTCCTGTAGCATGCCACCGAGCAGATGAATTCCGGGGGTCGGCTCGATCCGGGTTGGCTTGGCCTGAAGCTCCGCATCGTTGACCTCCTCAAGCAATTCAGCGCCAAAATTGATGCCGGTTTCGGCAGACCGTACGACTTCCTGGGCTGAAGCCAGCGGCATATCGTCTGTGCCGATAACCTGCGAAATCAATTGCGCCATTTCGGCAAGAACCTGCTTGCCCTGATCATCGCCAAGATGGCTTTTCTTTGGCTTGAGAACGAGCGCCCCGAGATTGAGCGGCACGAGTTTCTGTTCGAGTTCGGAAGTAACCTGATCGCTCATCAGCATAATAACCAGATCAGGATATTTCTCGCGAACAATCTTGACAACTTCAATGCCGCCTGAAATTCCGCTCCCATCGAGCTTTGGCATAATAAGGTCAATCAGCAGGTAGGGCTTTGCGCCATTGGCAACAGCAGATTCGAGCGCCTTGAGATAGTCCTTCGATGAGGTAAAGACCGAAACATCAAGGTTCAGATCGCGCATCTGACGAGCGACCACCTGGGCGGTCAACTGATCGTCATCAACAAGAAAAAGGGGTGGACCGGTCGGCTTTTCCTCTACTGCAGGCTGATCATCAACCTCCAGATCTTCAACCGACGAAGCCGCCGGTGCCGACTCCTCGGAGATTTCAGCCGCCAGTTCATCGCCAAGCAGATCTACAAGATCAACGATTGACTCTTCTTCTTCTATTTCGACCGACTCGCCAGCATGCCGTTTTTCGTCAAGCAGACGGCTCCCCTCCATGGCCAGCCATTGCGGATTCAACCCCTGGTCCAGCATGAGTTGCAGCGGATTGACACTACCTGAAGCGAGCTCTGCCGGCTCACCTAGCTGGAATGAAAAGGTTCCTTCATTCCAGGCAAAAAAACCGTAAACAATTTTCTCGATCTGCTCTTTGGCAACTTCCTCTATTTTTTCGGCCGAAACACCGAACTTTTCTGAAAGGATCGCACCGAGACGAGGCGGGCTGTCAGAGTTTCGCTGGATAAAGAGAGCCTTCTTCAGCGTCTCCAGGTCAACCAGGTTGTGCCGGACCAGCATATCTCCAAGATTAACCTTACTGGCACTGGTCGTCGCACGAATAACCTGACCCTCAAGGAAAGTCACCTTACCTTCCCGGCCAACACTTTCGAGGGTTAAAATACCCGATTTGCGGCTGAGGCTGACAATCTGAAGAATTTCACCCAGACCCAGGTCCTCAAGGTTTCCGACCAAACTCATTTCTACTCCTGGCAACTGACTCCGTGTCCGGAGGAAAAACAACGCCTAAGAGGCGGATATTAAACAAGAAAACATAATAATACAGCAAACAGTGCAAGTAAAGTAAATTAACCGGCCCTTTCCCGGTCACGGTAATGCACCCGAAAAGGCACGCCGCTAAAGCCGAACGCCTCCCGAATCTTATTGTCGAGATATCTTCGATAAGAGAAATGAACCCCTTCAGCCTTGTTGACAAAAACCATGAATGTCGGAGGCCGGACTGCGGTCTGGGTGATGTAAAAGAACTTCAACCGTTTCCCCCGATAAATAGATGGTTGATGGGCTTCGACCGCATCCTGCAAAACCCGGTTCAGCTTACTCGTCGATACCTTTCGGTTAAACTCTTCAGCGACCGCTTCGACTTCAGCCATGATCTTGCTGACGCGCTGGCCGGTCAACGCCGAAACGAAAAGAACCGGGACGTCACCCAGAAACCTGAAGCGGTACCGCAAATCCTTGAGATAGCTCCCCATTGTCTGATGATCCTTATCGAGCAGATCCCACTTATTGACGACCAGAACAACTGCTCGCCCTTTCTCGTAGGCATATCCGGCAACCGTCAGGTCCTGCTCCGAAACCCCCTCTGAAGCATCAACAACGGTCAGAACGACATGCGCCCGATCCATTGCCTTCAACGCCTGTACGACACTGAACTTCTCGAGCCGCTGGCTGACCTTTCCCTTGCGCCTTATGCCGGCAGTATCGATCAGAACATAATCCTTTTTATTATAAGTAAAGACCGAGTCGATACTGTCCCGGGTGGTTCCGGCAACCGGATTGGCCACGACCCGCTCCTTGCCGAGCAACCGGTTGACGAGAGAAGACTTTCCGACATTGGGCCGGCCGATGATAGCCAGCCTTGTCTCACTGTCACGCTCATCATCCTCATCTCCCGGCGGCAGACTGGCAAGAACCTGATCCATCAGGCCGTGAATTCCCCGGCCATGTTCAGCCGAAAGAGGATACAACAATTCAGCACCGATCTCATAAAACTCGGCAACATTCTCCTCCTGTCGATCACCGTCAATTTTATTCACGACATACAGCACCGGTTTCTCGACCCGGCGCAGCATGTTAACAACCTCGTGATCGGAAGGTGTCACCCCCTCGCGGCCATCCATGACAAACAGAATCAAATCCGCTTCTTCAATTGCCAACTGCGACTGCTCGCGCATCTGCACCAGAAGCCTTTCTTCGCTGACTGGCTCAAAACCGCCGGTATCGATCAACGTAAATGACCTGTCATAACGATTGACATCAGCATAATTCCGGTCTCGGGTCACACCCGGAAAATCTTCGACGATAGCGCGGCGCTCACCGAGTATCCGATTAAAAAGAGTCGACTTGCCGACATTTGGGCGGCCGACGATGGCAACAATTGGTTTCATTGAGTTTACTCTACCTACTCTTTCAGTAAAAATTCCAGAATACTACTCATAACCGAAGCGGCGCAGCTGCCCGACCGAATCGGTCCAGTTTTTCTGAACATGGACAAAAAGCTCCAGATAAACACGACTGTCAAGAAAGGATTCAATCTCCTTCCGCGCAGACTGACCGACAGCACGTATCCGACTGCCATTCTTGCCGAGAATGATCCGTTTATGGGCATCACGTTCGACATGAATTACGGCACCAATGACAATCAGGCCCTTATCCATCTTTTCTTCAAAACTCTCGACTTCAACCGCGACACCGTACGGAATTTCGTCACGCGTCTGCAACAGTAACTGTTCACGAACCATTTCGGCGACGATAAAACGTTCCGGCAAGTCGGTGACCATATCATCCGGGTAATAACGTGGACCATTTGGAAGATATTCCATGCAGGTATCGATCAACGGCGCGACGCCCTCCCCGGTTGCCGCTGATATCGGAACAATTTCAACAAAATCATGAAGCTTTGAATAATGATCGATCAGCGGCAATAAATTTTCCCTTTTAACGAGATCGACCTTGTTGATAACCAGAAATACTTTACAGCCGCTTTGCCGCAGGATATCGAGTACGAACCGGTCGCCGCCACCCGGCTTCTCCATCGCCTCTACCAGAAAGAAGACCAGATCAACGCCGCGGCAGGCCTGAAGGGCCTGGTCAACCATATACCTGTTCAGCTTGCCGGTCGGTCGATGAATACCCGGAGTATCAATGAACAGAATCTGCCCGTCGGCACGCGACTCTATCCCGAGAATGCGGTTGCGGGTTGTTTGCGGCTTATTACTGGTAATCGCGATTTTCTGGCCAAGAATCCGGTTCAGCAACGTTGATTTTCCGACGTTCGGACGGCCAACGATCGAGACAAACCCCGATTTATATTTCGTGTCATTTCCCATGTTCACCTTCTGAAGTTCAAACGGCTCACTTCGGCTACAGGTCGTGCCTGGCAACCGACAGCAATAAAGCCCTTCTCAACCTGTGAGTCACATTCTATCGAGAAGTTGTTCCCGCGCTGCTGCAGTCGTTCCAGATTGCAACGACGATGTCCGATTGCATCGGAAAAATCGTGCGGATGGACAGATACCGACGTGAACCTTTCGTTTGCCAGTGACTCGAGCGCCGACAGCCATAACCGCGACCGAACCAGTTGGCCGAATGCCGGATGATATGGCCCGGCCAATACGGCTTCCGAATCAAGTCCACTGTTCGACTGTAGGCCGAAGCGAATTATCGGCACATCAGCCTGCCGACAGATCAGCGCTATTTCAGTACAAATACTGACCGCCTCTTCGAGAGAAAGCGGCGTGTAACCTCCCTGCCGCCAGAGATTGGCCAGAGCCGTTCCGGCAAGAACAACGGTCGGGTAAATTCTGAGGAAATCCGGAGCCAATGCCAATGCCTGATCTAATGACGAAAGTGCTTCCGACCGGCTCGATCCGGGCAGGCCGGGCATCAGCTGAAGGCCGAGCTGAATGCCGCCGGTACGAATCATGACAGCGGCCCGAACCGAATCAGCGGCGCTGTGCCCACGTCCGGAACTGTCAAGGACCTTATCAGAGAATGACTGACAGCCGAGTTCAATCGTCGTGACCGATGCTGATTTCAACTGCAAAATCATCGTCTTATCAAGTGCATCAGGTCGGGTTGAGAGGCGAATCCCGCCGACAACGCCACGTTTAATGTAGGGCTGGACCAGACCGAGCCAGGCGGCTATTTCATCAGACGGCAAAGCGGTGAAAGAGCCACCGTAGAAAGCAACCTGATCGATCGGTCCGGCGACCAGGGACTGTTCAATAAGGTTTCTGGTCTCTTCAGGATCCGGCATGCCGGAAACGGCGCTGGTCCGGGTCTGACTACAGAAGACGCAGGCCTCGGCGCAGCCTGCGTGGGGGATAAATATCGGAAGGATTCTCATCAGTTAACGATCCAGTTCTGCCTGAGCAGCCCGGGCCGCGTCCTTTTCTGCAAGTTTTTTTGAGCGACCTTCCCCGCTACTGATTTTTTTGCCCTTAAGATGCACCTCAACGGTGTAGTGGCGCTGATGATCAGGGCCGGTTTCATCGACCAGAACATAATCGGGGGTTTGACGATGGATCCGCTGACAGAACTCCTGCAACCTGGTCTTATGATCAACATCAAATTCGTTCCGCACCGCTAAGACAATCTCATCCCGGAATACACTCTCAATAACCGATTGCGCCTGATCGTACCCGCCATCGAGAAACAAGGCACCAAAAAAAGCTTCGACCGCGTTGGCGAGGATACTATCCTTGTCCACACCGCCGCTCCGGCGCTCGCCCCTGCCCATTTTAAGACAGCTACCGATCTCAAAACGACGACCGACATCAGCCAGGTTCTTTTCACGAACCAGTTCTGCCCGAATGCGGGTTAATTCACCCTCTGGCAGATCAGGGTAA
The Desulfuromonas sp. genome window above contains:
- a CDS encoding chemotaxis protein CheA; this translates as MSSDTSSQALKEFLGEAEEIIEKLNLDLVTLGDSVEQGESDPELINSIFRGAHSLKGLAGMFGFSDVADLAHHMENLLDNFRLGKIPLSDNLIETLFESLSFLTQLVHGKSEDESFSCDISSVIARIQLVMSGNAAGGSGLADYDIDPEILNVLTEYEEHRLLENLKKGNNLYRVKVSFDLSNFDQGLASVSDLLKQLGEVISTLPYAGDLAEKIAFQLLLGTDRSVADVVELIADDEIVVESIIGGTSQSVADTSVDDTAGYVEPEVDIAAPGQQDAGSSLRSISRTVRVDIDKLDELMNIVGELVLSKGAFIDIVDRLKSSGRDEIVNKIQKATRELERKLEDLQKGVMDVRMVPVAQIFDKMLRIVRQVAKSQDKKVALDIQGADTELDKLIVEDLSDPLQHIIRNAIDHGIESPAERKAAGKPEQATICLWASQKGNHVVIEIKDDGRGIDEEIIRKKAVSKGLISSNTELTREDVYDLIFMPGFSTREEVSELSGRGVGMDVVKNNIAALSGMIEIDSEVGRGTSLAITLPITLAIIKALIVDVSDRTYAVPINSVLETLMIEESSIKTIERKEVIELRQNTLPLLRLAEIFDLPKKESQDGRCFVAVVGLAEKRLGIVVDDLLGQQDVVIKSLGNTLSFVKGIAGAADLGNQKTILVLDVGGLMTEALRGDSNVNV
- the rnc gene encoding ribonuclease III, whose product is MLIDFDANIDRLQNRVGYRFRQPGFLLEALTHKSFSNERPDIAQVHNERLEFLGDAVLDLVISQRTFLDYPDLPEGELTRIRAELVREKNLADVGRRFEIGSCLKMGRGERRSGGVDKDSILANAVEAFFGALFLDGGYDQAQSVIESVFRDEIVLAVRNEFDVDHKTRLQEFCQRIHRQTPDYVLVDETGPDHQRHYTVEVHLKGKKISSGEGRSKKLAEKDAARAAQAELDR
- a CDS encoding ribosome biogenesis GTPase Der, producing the protein MKPIVAIVGRPNVGKSTLFNRILGERRAIVEDFPGVTRDRNYADVNRYDRSFTLIDTGGFEPVSEERLLVQMREQSQLAIEEADLILFVMDGREGVTPSDHEVVNMLRRVEKPVLYVVNKIDGDRQEENVAEFYEIGAELLYPLSAEHGRGIHGLMDQVLASLPPGDEDDERDSETRLAIIGRPNVGKSSLVNRLLGKERVVANPVAGTTRDSIDSVFTYNKKDYVLIDTAGIRRKGKVSQRLEKFSVVQALKAMDRAHVVLTVVDASEGVSEQDLTVAGYAYEKGRAVVLVVNKWDLLDKDHQTMGSYLKDLRYRFRFLGDVPVLFVSALTGQRVSKIMAEVEAVAEEFNRKVSTSKLNRVLQDAVEAHQPSIYRGKRLKFFYITQTAVRPPTFMVFVNKAEGVHFSYRRYLDNKIREAFGFSGVPFRVHYRDRERAG
- a CDS encoding GTPase Era → MGNDTKYKSGFVSIVGRPNVGKSTLLNRILGQKIAITSNKPQTTRNRILGIESRADGQILFIDTPGIHRPTGKLNRYMVDQALQACRGVDLVFFLVEAMEKPGGGDRFVLDILRQSGCKVFLVINKVDLVKRENLLPLIDHYSKLHDFVEIVPISAATGEGVAPLIDTCMEYLPNGPRYYPDDMVTDLPERFIVAEMVREQLLLQTRDEIPYGVAVEVESFEEKMDKGLIVIGAVIHVERDAHKRIILGKNGSRIRAVGQSARKEIESFLDSRVYLELFVHVQKNWTDSVGQLRRFGYE
- a CDS encoding radical SAM protein; translation: MRILPIFIPHAGCAEACVFCSQTRTSAVSGMPDPEETRNLIEQSLVAGPIDQVAFYGGSFTALPSDEIAAWLGLVQPYIKRGVVGGIRLSTRPDALDKTMILQLKSASVTTIELGCQSFSDKVLDSSGRGHSAADSVRAAVMIRTGGIQLGLQLMPGLPGSSRSEALSSLDQALALAPDFLRIYPTVVLAGTALANLWRQGGYTPLSLEEAVSICTEIALICRQADVPIIRFGLQSNSGLDSEAVLAGPYHPAFGQLVRSRLWLSALESLANERFTSVSVHPHDFSDAIGHRRCNLERLQQRGNNFSIECDSQVEKGFIAVGCQARPVAEVSRLNFRR
- a CDS encoding ATPase, with product MYEAFYGLTDKPFSKTPDPRFMYLSKKHKEALSRLVYAVEERDLILLTGEIGCGKTTLSRALIDELDESYKVILLINPRLSPMEFLRSLAVRIGIEEPARFKVDLLEQIGGQLYGLYETGVCPVLIVDEAQLVPHKETFDEIRLLTNYQLDDQNLISVVLMGQPELRKRLAHRVYEPLRQRFGMQYDLKPLDREEIGDYIDCRIEIAGGPSGIFLPDAIDRIYEYSDGIPRKINHAATLALLEGFGRDVSTIDGSVMQAVMAELDMN
- a CDS encoding response regulator, whose amino-acid sequence is METGSVSKKILIAEDSQTMRSLIASTISVMGGYELIEAANGFEALRILPREKVDLVITDINMPDINGLELISFIKNNPNYKETPLFIISTEGSEKDREKGISLGADAYLVKPFNPEELQALIRQYLV